The following are encoded together in the Lathyrus oleraceus cultivar Zhongwan6 chromosome 3, CAAS_Psat_ZW6_1.0, whole genome shotgun sequence genome:
- the LOC127127882 gene encoding polygalacturonase inhibitor translates to MHINALQQTYKNKTTIMMIFESLVLCFLSLLLLSPFAISEQCNPQDKKALLQIKKEFNTSITLQNLWDPKTDCCIWVWIQCHPTTNRVIGLVMKFDEPSNDIVGHIPSSVAQLPYLEHLEFNNLSKLSGTINPVISNLKHLKYLVISFTSISGTIPSFLSRFQNLEVLDLSFNKLSGIIPSSLSQLPNIRLLNLGNNKLTGQIPNSFGSFKKPGPEIYLSNNHLTGLIPASLGQIDSETINLSENKLEGDASMLFGNKKRIMRLDLSRNLLSFDLSKVDLPKSLTFLHLDHNYIYGKIPQVLNKVNALERFNVSYNLLCGEIPQGGDLQRFGVFAFYHNKCLCGSPLPKCKS, encoded by the coding sequence ATGCATATCAATGCTCTTCAACAAACTTACAAAAATAAAACTACAATCATGATGATTTTTGAATCTCTTGTGTTGTGTTTCCTCTCACTACTGTTACTCTCTCCATTTGCAATCTCAGAGCAATGCAACCCACAAGACAAGAAGGCATTGCTCCAAATCAAGAAGGAGTTCAACACCTCTATAACTCTTCAAAACTTATGGGATCCAAAAACAGATTGTTGTATCTGGGTTTGGATCCAATGCCACCCCACAACCAACCGTGTCATTGGCCTCGTTATGAAATTTGATGAACCAAGCAATGATATCGTAGGTCATATACCTTCTTCAGTTGCTCAACTCCCTTATCTCGAGCACCTTGAGTTCAACAATTTATCCAAACTCAGCGGCACAATCAACCCTGTTATCTCCAACCTCAAACATCTCAAATATCTTGTCATTTCTTTCACTAGTATCTCAGGCACAATCCCGTCTTTTTTGAGCCGATTTCAAAACCTTGAAGTTCTTGATCTATCCTTTAACAAACTCTCAGGCATCATACCAAGTTCACTTTCCCAGTTGCCTAATATCCGGCTCTTAAACTTGGGAAATAACAAGCTGACTGGCCAAATTCCAAACTCATTCGGATCGTTTAAGAAGCCCGGGCCAGAGATCTATCTATCAAACAACCATCTTACTGGGCTAATTCCTGCTTCATTGGGACAAATAGATTCCGAGACGATAAACTTATCGGAAAACAAGCTTGAAGGCGATGCTTCTATGCTTTTCGGGAACAAGAAAAGGATAATGCGCCTTGACCTTTCAAGGAACTTGTTGTCGTTTGATCTTTCAAAAGTGGATCTTCCAAAGAGTTTGACATTCTTGCATCTGGATCATAATTATATTTATGGGAAGATTCCACAGGTATTAAACAAAGTGAATGCTTTGGAGCGGTTTAATGTGAGTTATAATCTGTTGTGTGGTGAGATACCGCAGGGTGGGGATTTGCAAAGGTTCGGTGTGTTTGCTTTTTATCACAACAAGTGTTTGTGTGGCTCACCCCTTCCCAAATGCAAATCATAA